The Nodularia sp. LEGE 06071 nucleotide sequence GGTGCTTTAGTTGTGCATGGAAACACTCTTCCGTTTTTTCTTCGTTCTTCCAGTAACCTTGCGCGACTGACGCTCCCGATACCCAAATTTCACCAATTTTCCCCTGCTCACATACCTCAGTACTATCGGGGTCAACAATACGTACCTGGAGATGAGAACTGATCAAACCACAGCCAACGAGGGTTTTTCCTCCATCACTGCTTTCTTGTACCTCACCACGATCAAATGTGTTCTTATCCAAGGTTAAAATCTGTGTACCTGCGCCTTGGGCAGTACCAGACACAAACAACGTAGACTCAGCTAGACCATAGCAGGGTGAAAAAGCCTTTGGATCAAAACCACACCGCTGAAATTTAGCCGAGAAAGCCTCCATTGTATCAAGATTGATCGGCTCGGAGCCATTTAAAGCCACTTTCCAACAACTCAAGTCTAAGTGCGAAAGGTCTTCACTGTCCTTGATAAACTTGACACAATGCTCATAACCAAAGTTAGGAGATGCGGAACTATGAAGACGATAGTGGGAAATGAGTTCAAGCCAGCGTAGCGGACGCTGAACAAAGTTCATGGGTGGCATAAAAATATATGTTCCACCCAGAAACAACGGTTGTAACATTTGCCCGATTAGCCCCATATCGTGGAACTGCGGCAACCATCCCCCTCCGATCAGTCCTTTGTGATAGTTATAGGCTTCCTGAATGGCTTTTTGATTATCCACAATATTGGAATGACTAACCATTACCCCTTTAGGCAAACTGGTTGAGCCAGACGTATATTGAATGAAAGCCAGCATGTCTGGGTTCAGGATGGGTAATGCGATGTCTGTTGGTGCTGATTGATATTCATCTATCCAGATCCAA carries:
- a CDS encoding fatty acyl-AMP ligase; amino-acid sequence: MENNHQLLCDVIFEHAKQQGESLACIFQPYGVETAQKLTYRELHELVFQRVQLLLHRRYVGQPIALLFPNGLDFVINFLACLASGAIAIPLNLSRNAQQMERTVAILDDAGVETILTTSATKIQLEQQLQEIPELSERSWIWIDEYQSAPTDIALPILNPDMLAFIQYTSGSTSLPKGVMVSHSNIVDNQKAIQEAYNYHKGLIGGGWLPQFHDMGLIGQMLQPLFLGGTYIFMPPMNFVQRPLRWLELISHYRLHSSASPNFGYEHCVKFIKDSEDLSHLDLSCWKVALNGSEPINLDTMEAFSAKFQRCGFDPKAFSPCYGLAESTLFVSGTAQGAGTQILTLDKNTFDRGEVQESSDGGKTLVGCGLISSHLQVRIVDPDSTEVCEQGKIGEIWVSGASVAQGYWKNEEKTEECFHAQLKHPDGRHYLRTGDMGFIHEGILFVTGRIKEMLIICGRNVYPYDIEHTCNSYKYASGNNGASVFTIDVGNESKLAAIVEIQRKLFNECDHRELIKDLQEAVMDRHNIVFDQLVLVKPGTIPKTSSGKIKRAACRNLIISNGFSQN